From a single Hippopotamus amphibius kiboko isolate mHipAmp2 chromosome X, mHipAmp2.hap2, whole genome shotgun sequence genomic region:
- the LOC130841921 gene encoding LOW QUALITY PROTEIN: ubinuclein-1-like (The sequence of the model RefSeq protein was modified relative to this genomic sequence to represent the inferred CDS: inserted 1 base in 1 codon; deleted 2 bases in 2 codons; substituted 4 bases at 4 genomic stop codons), protein MSEPHRVQFTSLPGSLNPAFLKKSRKEEVGGAEQHHDSEPAAAAVRITLTVFEPDHKRCPEFFYPELVKNLRGKVKGLQPTDKKKDLSDPFNDEEKERHKVEALARKFEEKYGGKKRRKDXIQDLIDVGYGYDDSDSLIDNSEAYDKLVPASLTTKYGGFYINSGTLQFRQASESEDDFIKEKKKKSPKKRKLKEGGEKIKKKKKDDTYDKEKKSKKSKFSKAGFTALNASKEKKEKKYSGALSVKEMLKKFQKEKEAQRKRDEEHKPIAVWSAEAXGLRELEGASDPLLSLFGSTSDNDLLQAATAMDSLTDLDLEQLLSESPEGSPFXDMDDESDSLGVGLDQEFRQPSSLPEGLPAPLEKRVKELAQAARAAEGESRQKFFTQDINGILLDIEAQTRELSSQTRSGVYAYLAAFLPCSKDTLVKRAQKLHLCEQGGCLKEPLQKLKEAIGRAMPEQMAKYQDECQAHTQAKVAKMLEEEKDKKQRERVCSDEEEDEEKGGRRIMGPWKKFQXNDEIRELLCQVVRIKLESYDLERNKAQSWEDYVKAFLDAEVKPLWPKGWMQARTLFKESRRGHGHLTSILAKKKVMASSKMKVKESSSKPDKKASIPSGQIGSPLALPSEHLGGGLSVGAANRELSSQASGSLANPAPINLEDSLDGDLIRNSASSLEAVSKELAALNSRARGSSEFTLSAPSKVPAEKVTGVLCTEEKRNFPKPSPSSAPPPSSSLQSPLNFLAEQALALRQSSQEKKPESSSYKELSCQAVLNKGLPEVQQSKAKHHGLPRTSHTPQAGAPLPSSQVKVFHAGTQQQKSFSPPPPAPFVNKLQGPKPVSPQCHCSLLQLVKTATKSQSFHPSTPASSGGTPASSSSSHKTPALSSAALSHPAKQHSASSSGPSYKNSPFAGSISKHGVSSGSSSGGTPVQSSTSGNLLPAVQPPSTGQSASRPIPGPAVKKPPISQKLTLVAPPGGPNGDSSGGXQGVAKLLTSSLKPSAVSSMTSSTSLPKGTSGAVLLTSSSSLNLLSSSYKAGSPKLPGALNSNPFGIISQLPLHVISFSADSSTKAGVSKDAIVTGPAPGTFHHGLGHNLLAGLHSSPPRTAPLPHAAVSTHIPQSLPDASQLHGKGPSVPRKL, encoded by the exons AGCCAGATCACAAGCGCTGCCCAGAGTTCTTCTACCCAGAGCTGGTGAAGAACTTACGAGGGAAGGTGAAAGGACTTCAGCCCACAGACAAGAAGAAAGATCTCTCAGATCCTTTCAatgatgaagaaaaggaaaggcatAAAGTGGAGGCCCTTGCCcggaaatttgaagaaaaatatggtGGAAAGAAACGTAGAAAAGACTGAATACAAGACTTGATTGATGTGGGTTATGGTTATGATGACTCCGATTCCCTCATCGATAACTCTGAGGCATATGATAAGCTTGTTCCTGCTTCTTTGACTACCAAGTATGGAGGATTTTACATCAACTCGGGAACCCTGCAGTTTAGACAAGCATCAGAATCTGAGGATGActtcattaaagaaaagaagaaaaaatctccAAAGAAGCGGAAGCTGAAGGAAGGTGgtgagaagataaagaagaagaaaaaagatgacaCTTATGACAAGGAGAAGAAATCGAAAAAGTCCAAGTTTTCCAAAGCCGGCTTCACAGCCCTCAACGCCAgtaaggagaagaaggaaaagaagtattCTGGGGCTTTGAGTGTTAAAGAGATGCTGAAGAaatttcagaaggagaaagaggctcagagaaagagGGACGAAGAGCATAAACCCATAGCAGTCTGGTCGGCGGAAGCTTAGGGCCTGCGGGAACTGGAGGGTGCCTCTGACCCTTTGCTCTCGCTCTTCGGCTCTACTTCTGACAACGACTTGCTGCAGGCAGCCACTGCCATGGACTCACTGACTGATTTGGACTTGGAGCAGCTGCTCAGTGAGTCTCCAGAAGGAAGCCCCTTCTGAGATATGGATGATGAAAGCGATTCCCTTGGGGTGGGACTGGACCAGGAATTCAGGCagccctcttcccttcctgaAGGCCTGCCTGCGCCCCTGGAGAAGCGCGTTAAGGAGCTGGCTCAGGCTGCCAGAGCTGCTGAGGGAGAGAGCAGACAGAAGTTCTTCACCCAGGATATTAATGGCATCCTCTTAGACATAGAGGCGCAGACCCGGGAGCTGAGCAGCCAGACCCGTTCCGGGGTGTATGCCTACCTTGCTGCCTTCCTGCCCTGCAGCAAAGACACCTTGGTCAAGCGTGCACAAAAACTTCACCTCTGTGAACAGGGTGGGTGTCTGAAGGAGCCTCTCCAGAAGCTTAAGGAAGCCATTGGCAGGGCGATGCCAGAGCAGATGGCCAAGTACCAGGATGAATGCCAGGCACACACACAAGCCAAGGTCGCTAAGATgctggaagaggagaaagacaagaaGCAGAGAGAACGGGTTTGTTCTGATgaggaagaagatgaagaaaaggggGGCAGGAGGATAATGGGACCTTGGAAGAAATTCCAGTAGAATGATGAAATCAGGGAGCTGCTCTGTCAGGTGGTGAGGATCAAACTGGAGAGCTATGACCTGGAGAGGAACAAGGCCCAGTCCTGGGAGGACTACGTGAAGGCGTTTCTGGATGCTGAGGTCAAACCTCTCTGGCCCAAAGGCTGGATGCAGGCCAGGACTCTGTTCAAGGAGAGCAGACGAGGCCACGGGCACCTGACATCAATCCTGGCCAAGAAGAAAGTAATGGCCTCTTCCAAAATGAAGGTGAAGGAATCATCCTCCAAGCCTGATAAGAAGGCTTCCATCCCATCAGGCCAGATTGGCAGCCCCCTTGCTTTGCCTTCAGAACACCTGGGAGGAGGCCTGAGCGTTGGGGCTGCAAACAGGGAGCTCTCGTCCCAGGCATCTGGCAGCCTTGCCAATCCTGCTCCTATCAACCTGGAGGACTCATTGGACGGAGACTTGATCCGTAATTCAGCCTCCTCTTTGGAGGCCGTGTCCAAGGAACTGGCCGCACTGAACAGCAGAGCCAGAGGGAGCTCTGAGTTCACACTGTCTGCACCCTCGAAAGTGCCTGCAGAGAAAGTCACAGGTGTTTTATgtacagaagaaaaaaggaactttCCGAAGCCCAGCCCTTCTTCTGCCCCACCACCCTCTAGCTCTCTGCAGTCACCTCTCAATTTTCTGGCTGAACAGGCTCTGGCACTGCGGCAGTCCTCTCAGGAGAAAAAACCAGAGAGTTCCAGCTACAAGGAACTGTCCTGTCAGGCTGTCCTCAACAAGGGCCTGCCGGAAGTGCAGCAGTCCAAAGCAAAGCACCACGGCTTGCCACGGACGTCTCACACACCCCAGGCAGGAGCTCCCTTGCCCAGCTCCCAAGTTAAAGTCTTTCATGCAGGTACTCAACAGCAGAAGAGCTTCAGC CCACCCCCCCCAGCTCCGTTTGTCAATAAGCTTCAGGGCCCAAAGCCTGTCTCCCCTCAGTGTCACTGTTCCCTCCTCCAGCTCGTCAAGACAGCTACTAAAAGCCAGAGCTTCCATCCTTCCACGCCAGCGTCTTCAGGAGGCACGCCAGCCTCCAGCAGCAGCTCTCATAAGACCCCAGCCTTGTCCTCCGCTGCCCTGAGCCATCCAGCAAAACAGCACTCAGCCAGCTCTTCAGGGCCATCTTATAAGAACAGTCCCTTTGCCGGCTCTATCTCCAAACATGGGGTTTCTTCTGGCAGCTCTTCTGGAGGAACACCAGTCCAGAGCTCTACTTCTGGAAACCTGCTCCCCGCTGTGCAGCCTCCCTCCACAGGACAGTCCGCCAGCCGACCCATCCCAGGCCCTGCAGTAAAAAAACCACCTATTTCCCAGAAGCTGACCCTGGTT GCCCCTCCAGGTGGTCCAAATGGAGATTCTAGTGGGG CCCAGGGAGTGGCCAAGTTATTGACCTCCTCCCTGAAGCCCAGTGCTGTGAGCAGCATGACATCGTCTACCTCCTTGCCAAAAGGAACAAGTGGGGCTGTGCTGCTGACCAGCTCCTCATCCTTAAATCTGCTGTCTTCATCCTACAAGGCAGGCAGCCCAAAGCTGCCTGGGGCCTTGAACTCAAACCCCTTTGGGATtatctcccagcttcccctccacgtAATCTCCTTTAGTGCTGACTCCTCCACTAAAGCAGGGGTCTCCAAGGATGCCATTGTCACAGGCCCTGCCCCCGGGACGTTCCACCACGGTCTTGGCCACAATCTCCTGGCTGGCTTGCACTCCAGCCCGCCCCGCACAGCGCCTCTCCCACACGCTGCCGTGTCCACCCACATCCCGCAGAGTCTGCCAGATGCTTCTCAGCTTCATGGGAAAGGGCCCAGTGTACCACGGAAATTGTGA